TTCCGATCAGCAGCTGCGGGAATGGATCGTCGAGCAGGCCGAACAACGCGGTAACGCGGTGGTCTCGGTCCCTCCCGACGATCGGGGAGCGGGATACGCGTTCACGGTGTGCGCCTGGGCCATGCACGGCATCCCGGAGGCGGTCGTCGTGGGGCTGCCGCAGGAGATGTCCACGGTGCTGCTGGACGCCTATGTGGACCGTGCGGCCACCGGCGAGCGATTCGAGTTCGGCGGGCTCTACGACGACTTCTTCGAAGGCGTGCCCGTGACGTTCGAGAAGGTGGCGCCGGCACACTATCCGGAGTTCTTCGGCAGCGCGTTCCTCGTCTACCCCGAGGGCGATTTCCCCGCCGTGCAGATCATCGTGCCGACGACGGACGGCTTCTGGCCGTGGAGCGAGGACTCCCCCGAGGGCTTCGCCCAGTGGCAGCCCGTGCTGACGGCCAGCGGCCGGCCCGAGAGCTGGACGCCCGGCGTCGACGGCCCCTGACCGGCCCGCGCATCCGCCCTCCGTGCTCTCGCCCCCGCGTACGCTGGTTCGCAGTCGTCCGCGTGTCCGCACGCACCTCGCCGGGACAGCGTGTTCCACGCGGTGTGGTGACGCGACGCGGTAGCCTTCGACTCGAACTGGTGTTCGTGGAAAGGACTGGCCTCGTGCGCGTGCTGGGTGTGGACCCCGGACTGACCCGGTGCGGGCTCGGGGTCGTCGACGGTGGTGCCGGGCGGTCCGTGTCGTGCGTGGCCGTGGGTGTGGTGCGCACGCCCGTCGACGCCGAGCTTCCGTCGCGGCTGTTGCAGGTCAGCGAGGCGGTGGACGACTGGCTCGACACCCACCGGCCGGACGTGGTCGCCGTCGAACGTGTCTTCAGTCAGCACAACGTCCGCACCGTGATGGGAACGGCGCAGGTCAGCGGTGTGGTGGCGGTGTGTGCCGCGCGTCGTGGCCTTCCGGTGTCCTTTCACACGCCCAGCGAGGTGAAAGCCGCCGTCACCGGTTCCGGCCGTGCCGACAAGGCACAGGTGACCGCGATGGTGACCCGCGTGCTGCGCCTGCGGAAGGCTCCCAGCCCGGCCGACGCCGCCGACGCGCTCGCGCTCGCGATCTGTCACCTGTGGAGGGAACCGATACGGGCACGGCTCGCGGAGGCCGAGGCGAAGGCGGCCGAACTGGCCCGTGTCCACAGGGCTCGGCTGGCCGAGGCGGCGAAGCGGCGTGAGAACAGGACAGGGACGGGATTGACATGATCTCCTCGGTACGCGGTGAGGTGCTGTCGGTGGGGCTCGATCACGCGGTGATCGAGGTCGGCGGTGTCGGACTCGCCGTCCAGGCGACTCCGGGCACGCTCGCGACGTTGCGCAGGGGCGGCCAGGCCCACCTCTACACGACGTTGGTGGTGCGAGAGGACGCGCTGACGCTGTTCGGATTCGCCGACGCGGACTCGCGGGAATTGTTCGGGCTGCTGCAGACGGTGTCGGGGATCGGCCCTCGACTCGCGCTCGCGGCCCTGGCCGTGCTGGAGCCGGAGAAGCTGCGGCGTGCCCTGACGGAGGGCAACATCACGGTGCTCACCCAGGTACCCGGCATCGGTCGTAAGGGAGCCGAGCGGCTGATCATCGAGCTGCGCGACAAGGTGGCGGCGCTCGCGCCGGCCGACGCCGAGGGCGTGCGTGCCGAGGCCGTGAGCAGCGCGGTGCGGGCCGACGTGATCGACGCGCTGGTGGGTCTGGGCTTCTCGGCGAAACAGGCCGAACAGGCCGTGGAGCAGGTGGCGGGCGACGTGCCCGACGACACGTCGCGGATGCTGCGGGCGGCCCTCGCCGTGCTCGGCAAGAAGAAGTGAGGCGACGGACGTGCACGACGACATGATCGAACCGTCCGGAGAGGTGAGGCGGGCTCCCGGCGAGACACCGCTGTCCGCGACGGCCCAGACGGGCGAGCGGGAAGTGGAGACGGCACTACGGCCGCGCCGGTTGGCGGAGTTCGTGGGCCAGCCGCGGGTCCGGGAACAGCTCGAACTCGTCCTGGAGAGCGCGCGCAAGCGCGGGGTGGCGCCGGACCACGTGCTGCTGTCGGGGCCGCCCGGTCTCGGGAAGACGAGCCTCGCCATGATCATCGCTTCCGAGCTCAACGCCGCCATCCGCATCACCTCCGGCCCCGCGCTGGAGAAGGCGGGCGATCTCGCGGCGATCCTGTCCAACCTGGCCGAGGGGGACGTGCTCTTCATCGACGAGATCCACCGCATCGCCCGGCCCGCGGAGGAGATGCTGTACCTCGCGATGGAGGACTTCCGCGTCGACGTGGTGGTGGGCAAGGGGCCCGGTGCCACGAGCATCCCGCTGGAGATCCCGCCGTTCACCCTGGTCGGTGCGACGACCAGGTCGGGGGCGCTCACCGGCCCGCTGCGCGACCGATTCGGCTTCACCGGGCAGATGGAGTTCTACAGCCCCGCCGAGTTGGAGCAGGTGCTCCGGCGGTCGGCGTCGATCCTCGGCATCGACATCGACGCGGAGGGGCGAGCCGAGATCGCCCGGAGGTCGCGCGGCACCCCCCGTATCGCCAACCGGCTGCTGCGCCGGGTTCGCGATTACGCTGAGGTGCGTGCCGACGGCGTGGCCACACTCCCCGTAGTGAGGGCCGCGCTGGAGGTGTACGACGTGGACGAGCTGGGGCTCGACCGGCTCGACCGCGAGGTGTTGGAAGCGCTCGTGCGGTCGTTCAACGGTGGGCCGGTCGGGGTGTCCACACTCGCGGTGGCCGTGGGTGAGGAGCCCAGTACGGTCGAAGAGGTGTGTGAGCCGTATCTCGTTCGGGCGGGTATGCTCGCGCGGACGCCACGGGGCCGGGTCGCCACCGGGTTGGCGTGGGAACACCTCGGGCTGCGGCCCCCCGACGACGCGGGAGGCCTTGACTCCACGTCATCGTCCCTGTTCGACTGAGGGAACACCGAGGTCTCTGCCACCGGCGTTCGATTTCTCGACAGCACCTGGCACACTCGAAAAAAGCACATCCGGACACAACTCGGACGTCACGCTCCACCACAGGCGGCGTCTGCGAATGGAGAACCATGGAAGGCCTTATCCTGCCGCTGCTGTTGATGCTCGTCGTCGCGCTGCCGCTCGTCCTGAGCACGCGTAAGCAGAAGAAGCTCATAGCCGAGCAGCAGGAGATGCAGAACAGCCTGACCGAAGGTGACCGCGTGATGACCACCTCGGGTCTGTACGCGACAGTCGCCGACGCCAGCGACGACACCACCATCGACCTGGAGATCGCCGAAGGCGTGGTGACGACCTGGCTGCGCCAGGCCGTGCGTGAGCGCATCGTGCCGTCCTCCGAGGTGGACGACGCGGAGGAGACCACCACGGCCTCCGAGATCGAGGCCGAGGACGCGAAGGGCGAGGCTGACACGAGCGACGAGAACGCGCCGGTCGCCTCCGCCGAGCAGAGCAAGAAGTAACGACTGGTCGTTACGGCACCGCGGCACCGGTGGACCCGCCGGTGTGGGTGGTCTGTTGCGCATGCCCAGCGCCGAGTAAGGTCTCGGTGCTGGGCGCGTTCGCTACCTCGCGGTGAGTGATCCGCCTGCCGACTCGTCAAGCCGTCGAACCAGTTCGAGGAGAGCGACCGACCGTGGCACCTCCCGCCGGGCAGATCCGCCCTGGCCGCTACTTCGCGTTTTTCGTCGTGATCGTGGCCGCGTTGTATTCGCTGGTGTTCTTCACCGGTGACGGCAGTCCGACACCCAAACTCGGAATCGACCTCAAGGGCGGCACACGGGTCACCCTGACGGCGAGGACGCCGGACGGTTCCGAGCCGTCGCGCGAGCAACTTCAGCAGGCCC
The window above is part of the Saccharomonospora glauca K62 genome. Proteins encoded here:
- the yajC gene encoding preprotein translocase subunit YajC — translated: MEGLILPLLLMLVVALPLVLSTRKQKKLIAEQQEMQNSLTEGDRVMTTSGLYATVADASDDTTIDLEIAEGVVTTWLRQAVRERIVPSSEVDDAEETTTASEIEAEDAKGEADTSDENAPVASAEQSKK
- a CDS encoding DUF4262 domain-containing protein: MSAVTVETTFDNGHELDSDQQLREWIVEQAEQRGNAVVSVPPDDRGAGYAFTVCAWAMHGIPEAVVVGLPQEMSTVLLDAYVDRAATGERFEFGGLYDDFFEGVPVTFEKVAPAHYPEFFGSAFLVYPEGDFPAVQIIVPTTDGFWPWSEDSPEGFAQWQPVLTASGRPESWTPGVDGP
- the ruvA gene encoding Holliday junction branch migration protein RuvA, whose translation is MISSVRGEVLSVGLDHAVIEVGGVGLAVQATPGTLATLRRGGQAHLYTTLVVREDALTLFGFADADSRELFGLLQTVSGIGPRLALAALAVLEPEKLRRALTEGNITVLTQVPGIGRKGAERLIIELRDKVAALAPADAEGVRAEAVSSAVRADVIDALVGLGFSAKQAEQAVEQVAGDVPDDTSRMLRAALAVLGKKK
- the ruvB gene encoding Holliday junction branch migration DNA helicase RuvB; translated protein: MIEPSGEVRRAPGETPLSATAQTGEREVETALRPRRLAEFVGQPRVREQLELVLESARKRGVAPDHVLLSGPPGLGKTSLAMIIASELNAAIRITSGPALEKAGDLAAILSNLAEGDVLFIDEIHRIARPAEEMLYLAMEDFRVDVVVGKGPGATSIPLEIPPFTLVGATTRSGALTGPLRDRFGFTGQMEFYSPAELEQVLRRSASILGIDIDAEGRAEIARRSRGTPRIANRLLRRVRDYAEVRADGVATLPVVRAALEVYDVDELGLDRLDREVLEALVRSFNGGPVGVSTLAVAVGEEPSTVEEVCEPYLVRAGMLARTPRGRVATGLAWEHLGLRPPDDAGGLDSTSSSLFD
- the ruvC gene encoding crossover junction endodeoxyribonuclease RuvC codes for the protein MRVLGVDPGLTRCGLGVVDGGAGRSVSCVAVGVVRTPVDAELPSRLLQVSEAVDDWLDTHRPDVVAVERVFSQHNVRTVMGTAQVSGVVAVCAARRGLPVSFHTPSEVKAAVTGSGRADKAQVTAMVTRVLRLRKAPSPADAADALALAICHLWREPIRARLAEAEAKAAELARVHRARLAEAAKRRENRTGTGLT